In a genomic window of Sulfurisphaera tokodaii str. 7:
- a CDS encoding S53 family peptidase, whose amino-acid sequence MKRVIIIFIFLLLISIFPTFLLSYSNTEGQYVIASIFIPPKDISQIYSLAYEVSNPNSPLYHHFLNSSEIMKFMNIQEYEAMLSFLKSHGIKIISTSLDSIIVVNVSILQLEEFLNTTIFFNKFQNYTYYSGIGYLNGNVIVASNFTTLFLKSPDDLVTPSLINQIEKKAITLNFTYADESYPVTWLLKAYNATVLNTTGEGYTIGILDFYGDPTIVQQLAYFDKIYNLPSPSSFEIKYIGPSCPFGGLLSGWNLEISLDVEVSHAMAPKASIILYVANPNLPLPAVLAKIVQEDKVNVLSQSWGIPESEIVDNPANLMTVYEMNLYYALGSLEGITFLASTGDVGGSGYSTSPIGSVTFPSTSPFVTAIGGTTTYITLNGSAYQTAWSNYGFIPYFTNYGGSTGGISVLFVKPWYQFYIPTPNTYPYGRMVPDISLNANLFPGIQVVFPGNITYLIGGTSEASPLFAGLLTLVMQKDNMTFGLINPLLYYLGEKYYNEAYFPITFGYNIPWVAKYGYNLVTGLGAPNIGEIAHLVKLIKSSSQPEITISLYNGTNYTYYFLPDQEIEIIVNATENGKELTSGSFNAYVYSLSGEVADIKLHFNGSRWIGYYYPTVEGPIEVIVNNESGTNAFVGYILTIKGNLNVIYPEIRGEVYNLYDERVNVTYVNVTIYAYQPLNNSYVKITNIIMNSSKGEYIAYLGRNITAGPILIVGNNVYGYIPTFAGSSLLLNTLIIPPLVVEPGVVTPGSSLFIEPSNMPFGNTNISAVLYSNDGKVLSVANLSWVLVPFEGLLAYTYIGYLKIPYNITPGLYTIILNQYSTLGNSSVLEGRYYSQIYVIPQNLSISVKLEGILAEGNNVKILANITYPDGTEVKYGMFSATVYPLQLQSNYEDYTESFEIPLWFNGTLWIGNFTLPSTYTQGNLTYLSGNYFGPFSIFISGISANGYPTTNNLNAQKPFIVQPYTLIANTSVTFAQTFYVYFYHDNISMIGKLFNDILENDIIYNSNLEIMDSQINGTLVIRNSNVTLDGVVGDKIIVINSTINVINSKITNITLLSNSRITNETSLIKYLSIPLPSVLLSGNEVIVHGKDIKNVEVFVNGKLVYNGTSTQVTLPLSNGYNEIHVIVVQNDGEIVSENFEAYIQSNSILTISLVLSIIAILLVIVVLLIMYRQRRT is encoded by the coding sequence ATGAAAAGAGTAATAATTATCTTTATATTTCTTCTTTTAATTTCTATCTTTCCTACATTTTTATTATCTTACTCTAATACAGAAGGACAATATGTTATCGCAAGTATATTTATTCCACCTAAAGATATTAGCCAAATATATTCATTAGCGTATGAAGTTTCCAATCCTAATTCTCCTTTATATCATCATTTTCTAAATTCATCAGAAATAATGAAATTTATGAATATACAAGAATATGAAGCTATGTTATCTTTTCTTAAATCACATGGTATTAAAATAATTTCTACTTCTTTAGATTCAATAATTGTAGTCAATGTAAGTATTCTTCAACTTGAGGAGTTTCTAAACACTACTATTTTCTTTAATAAATTCCAAAACTACACTTACTACTCTGGGATTGGTTATCTCAACGGCAACGTAATAGTAGCAAGTAATTTTACCACATTATTTTTGAAATCACCTGACGATTTAGTTACACCTTCTCTTATTAATCAAATCGAGAAAAAAGCCATAACTTTGAACTTTACCTACGCTGATGAATCTTATCCAGTAACTTGGTTACTTAAGGCATATAATGCAACTGTACTTAATACGACTGGAGAAGGTTATACGATAGGAATCCTAGATTTTTATGGAGATCCTACTATAGTGCAACAATTAGCTTATTTCGATAAAATATACAATTTACCTTCTCCGTCATCTTTTGAGATTAAATATATTGGACCTTCTTGTCCGTTTGGAGGTTTACTTTCAGGCTGGAATTTGGAAATAAGTCTTGATGTCGAAGTTTCACACGCTATGGCGCCTAAGGCTAGTATTATACTCTATGTCGCAAATCCAAATTTACCATTACCAGCAGTTTTAGCTAAAATTGTCCAAGAGGATAAAGTAAACGTATTATCTCAGAGCTGGGGTATCCCAGAATCAGAAATAGTTGATAACCCAGCAAATCTTATGACAGTTTATGAAATGAATTTATATTATGCTTTAGGATCACTAGAGGGAATAACCTTTCTAGCAAGTACCGGTGATGTAGGTGGTAGCGGTTATAGTACTTCCCCTATAGGTTCTGTTACTTTTCCATCAACTTCACCATTTGTTACTGCTATAGGTGGTACCACAACATATATTACATTAAATGGCAGTGCTTATCAAACTGCTTGGTCAAATTACGGTTTCATACCATATTTCACCAACTACGGTGGTTCAACTGGAGGTATTAGTGTTTTATTTGTAAAACCATGGTATCAGTTCTATATCCCAACACCTAATACTTATCCTTATGGAAGAATGGTACCAGATATTTCCTTAAACGCTAACCTTTTCCCAGGGATTCAAGTAGTCTTTCCCGGTAATATAACTTATTTAATAGGAGGTACAAGTGAAGCTTCACCACTTTTTGCTGGTTTATTAACACTAGTTATGCAGAAAGATAACATGACTTTTGGTCTCATTAACCCACTGCTCTATTATTTAGGAGAGAAATATTATAATGAGGCTTATTTCCCTATTACATTTGGTTACAATATTCCTTGGGTTGCAAAATACGGATATAATCTTGTTACGGGACTCGGTGCACCAAACATCGGAGAAATCGCCCATTTAGTTAAGCTGATTAAATCTTCTTCCCAGCCAGAAATAACTATTTCTCTTTACAACGGTACAAATTACACCTATTACTTTCTACCAGACCAAGAAATAGAAATAATTGTTAACGCTACTGAGAACGGAAAAGAATTAACCAGCGGTTCATTTAATGCTTATGTATACTCATTAAGCGGTGAAGTAGCAGATATCAAACTTCATTTTAACGGCAGTAGATGGATAGGTTATTATTACCCTACTGTTGAAGGCCCAATAGAAGTTATAGTTAATAATGAGAGTGGGACTAACGCCTTTGTAGGTTATATACTAACCATCAAGGGAAATTTAAATGTTATTTACCCAGAAATTAGAGGAGAAGTGTATAACTTATACGATGAGCGTGTTAATGTGACCTATGTAAATGTAACGATATATGCATACCAGCCTCTAAATAACTCTTATGTAAAAATCACAAATATTATAATGAATTCTAGTAAAGGAGAATACATAGCATATTTAGGTAGAAATATTACAGCTGGTCCAATATTAATTGTTGGGAATAATGTTTATGGTTATATACCAACTTTCGCAGGTAGTTCTCTTCTGTTAAATACACTAATAATTCCCCCACTTGTAGTAGAGCCTGGTGTTGTAACGCCCGGTAGTTCACTCTTTATAGAACCTTCTAACATGCCATTCGGTAACACTAACATTTCAGCTGTACTGTATAGTAATGACGGAAAAGTACTATCTGTTGCAAACTTATCTTGGGTTTTAGTGCCATTTGAAGGACTATTAGCTTATACTTATATTGGTTACTTAAAAATTCCCTATAACATAACTCCTGGACTTTATACTATAATTCTTAATCAATATTCTACGTTAGGTAACAGTAGTGTGCTAGAAGGAAGATATTATTCGCAAATATACGTTATACCTCAAAATCTTTCAATTAGTGTAAAACTTGAAGGAATTTTAGCTGAAGGAAATAACGTAAAAATTTTAGCCAATATTACCTATCCTGATGGTACTGAAGTTAAATACGGAATGTTCTCAGCAACTGTTTATCCGTTACAGCTTCAGAGTAACTACGAAGATTACACTGAAAGTTTTGAGATACCATTATGGTTCAATGGAACTTTATGGATAGGTAATTTTACATTACCGTCAACTTATACTCAAGGTAATTTAACTTACCTATCGGGAAATTATTTTGGTCCTTTCTCGATCTTTATCTCAGGAATTTCAGCAAATGGATATCCTACAACTAATAACCTTAATGCACAAAAACCGTTTATAGTTCAGCCCTATACGCTGATAGCAAACACATCAGTAACTTTTGCTCAAACATTTTACGTTTACTTTTATCATGATAATATTTCAATGATAGGAAAACTATTTAATGATATACTAGAAAATGATATAATATATAACAGTAACCTGGAAATTATGGACTCTCAAATAAATGGAACTTTAGTAATAAGAAACTCTAATGTAACACTTGACGGTGTTGTAGGCGACAAAATAATAGTTATAAATTCGACTATAAATGTGATTAATTCTAAAATCACGAATATAACGTTATTATCAAACTCTAGGATAACTAACGAAACTTCATTAATTAAATATCTTTCCATACCTTTACCTTCAGTCTTACTCAGTGGAAACGAAGTAATAGTTCATGGTAAAGATATTAAAAATGTCGAGGTTTTCGTAAACGGAAAGTTAGTATATAACGGTACATCTACTCAAGTTACACTTCCTCTATCTAATGGATACAATGAAATTCATGTGATAGTAGTTCAGAATGATGGAGAAATTGTAAGTGAAAACTTTGAGGCTTATATACAGTCTAATAGTATTTTAACAATATCTTTAGTACTATCAATTATAGCTATTCTTCTTGTCATTGTTGTTCTGTTAATAATGTATCGCCAGAGAAGAACTTAA
- a CDS encoding hydantoinase B/oxoprolinase family protein, translating into MVSWEVINKATIFIAEEMGVMLKKSALSPNIRERMDHSCAIVDREGRIVAQAEHIPVHLGSFKIAVKNVLKFAEELKEGESLIFNDPYISGTHLNDVGILTPIYYESELMGYVINKAHHVDVGGPLPGSINPNAKTLYEEGIVIPPMKLTDEVIKFVKENFKVPEVSIGDLNAQVSANKTGVTRIKQLIEKYGKKEVLEGWDKSINHTRNLILQHSWKEGVYEAEDYLEFNDNLLNITLHLHIKKDKIIADFTGTHRQIDGPLNAVLGVTYSAVSFAIRSALNKDIPTNDGFYSFIEVIAEEGSLVNPKKPAAVGGGNVETSQRIADVTFLALSRFLSYIPAASSGTMMNVMMGGIYQGKYWSYYETIAGGSGARPNSDGVSAVHTNMTNTLNTPIEIAEMNYPILFTSYRIRAGSGGKGVHKGGDGIIRSFKVLSPTRLSILADRFKTSPWGLNGGENGKPGRVYIIKKGERMEMPSKFTIDLHEGDEVIIETPGGGGYSRS; encoded by the coding sequence ATGGTTAGTTGGGAAGTTATAAATAAAGCTACAATATTCATTGCAGAAGAAATGGGAGTTATGTTAAAGAAATCTGCCTTATCACCAAATATAAGGGAAAGAATGGATCATAGTTGTGCAATAGTAGATAGAGAAGGTAGAATTGTTGCTCAGGCTGAACATATTCCAGTTCATTTGGGTTCTTTTAAAATTGCGGTTAAAAACGTACTGAAGTTTGCTGAGGAATTAAAAGAAGGGGAAAGCCTAATATTCAACGACCCCTACATATCTGGGACTCATTTGAATGACGTTGGTATATTAACTCCAATTTATTATGAATCAGAACTAATGGGTTATGTTATAAATAAGGCTCACCATGTTGATGTAGGTGGTCCATTACCTGGTAGTATAAATCCAAATGCCAAAACCTTATATGAGGAGGGTATCGTAATTCCTCCCATGAAGTTAACGGATGAAGTAATTAAGTTTGTAAAGGAGAACTTTAAAGTTCCAGAGGTTTCTATTGGCGATTTAAATGCTCAAGTTTCAGCTAATAAGACTGGAGTAACTAGGATAAAGCAACTCATTGAAAAATACGGTAAGAAGGAAGTTCTTGAAGGTTGGGATAAGAGCATAAACCACACTAGGAATCTTATTCTCCAGCATAGCTGGAAAGAAGGTGTTTATGAGGCTGAGGACTATTTGGAGTTTAATGATAATCTGCTGAATATAACTTTACATTTACATATTAAGAAAGACAAAATTATTGCCGATTTTACTGGTACTCATAGGCAAATAGATGGTCCATTGAATGCTGTTTTAGGGGTTACTTATTCCGCAGTTTCTTTTGCAATTAGATCAGCCTTAAATAAGGACATACCTACTAATGATGGCTTTTATTCTTTCATAGAAGTTATTGCTGAAGAAGGTTCTTTAGTAAATCCTAAAAAGCCTGCTGCCGTTGGTGGTGGTAATGTTGAAACTTCACAAAGAATTGCTGATGTTACTTTTTTAGCCCTATCCCGTTTTCTATCTTATATTCCAGCAGCTAGTTCTGGGACTATGATGAACGTTATGATGGGTGGTATTTATCAAGGTAAATATTGGTCTTATTACGAGACAATAGCTGGTGGCAGTGGTGCTAGGCCTAATTCTGATGGAGTATCGGCTGTTCACACAAATATGACTAATACTTTAAATACTCCAATTGAGATTGCAGAAATGAACTATCCCATTCTCTTTACCTCATATAGGATAAGGGCTGGAAGTGGTGGTAAGGGAGTTCATAAAGGTGGTGACGGTATAATTAGGAGTTTTAAAGTTCTTTCTCCCACGAGGCTTTCTATTTTAGCTGATAGGTTCAAGACCTCTCCATGGGGTTTAAATGGTGGTGAAAATGGTAAGCCTGGAAGAGTTTATATAATAAAGAAGGGAGAGAGAATGGAAATGCCTAGTAAATTTACGATAGATTTGCATGAAGGAGATGAGGTGATTATTGAAACTCCAGGCGGTGGTGGTTATTCAAGGTCTTA
- a CDS encoding type II toxin-antitoxin system VapC family toxin, with amino-acid sequence MEKVLLDTSYFIAYLNKNDKYHSEALSLSKKIAEFESVITDYILDELLTFLIYRINKNYAINIAKTILNKIDNEELTLYMIGIETLNGALNYLARYDKKLSFTDCTTLSSMDKLRTQFIVSFNSDFDDITLIEFKKPVINIRYL; translated from the coding sequence ATGGAAAAAGTACTTCTTGATACTTCGTATTTTATAGCATACTTAAATAAGAATGATAAGTACCATAGCGAAGCTTTGTCACTTTCTAAAAAGATTGCGGAGTTTGAATCTGTTATCACAGATTATATACTTGATGAATTATTAACTTTCCTAATATATCGCATAAATAAAAATTATGCAATAAATATTGCTAAAACAATCCTAAATAAAATAGATAATGAGGAGCTTACATTATATATGATAGGCATTGAAACCCTTAATGGAGCTTTAAATTACCTTGCCAGATATGATAAAAAGCTTAGCTTTACTGATTGTACAACTTTATCCTCAATGGATAAGTTAAGGACACAATTTATAGTAAGCTTTAATAGCGACTTCGATGACATAACCTTAATTGAGTTTAAGAAGCCCGTAATCAACATAAGGTACTTATAA
- a CDS encoding hydantoinase/oxoprolinase family protein: MLLAVDIGGTFTDIIGVKDDGEIVFYKGLSTPKNPENGVKEGIQKLGISVDTLIHATTIATNSLLGQVNLELPKTALITTKGFSDIIEIGRQNRPELYNLFFQKPKPLVPKELRFEVDERINSRGEVLKPLNTKEIEEIAKRINVEAVAVVFLHSYLNPTHEKVAKEILSRYVKYVSASYEVSPEQREYERTTTTVINVMLKPLISKYIESLSKEIKPKEFFIMASSGGLIDADEAIERPVQLIESGPAAGVVGVKYFADEMGIKNAISFDMGGTTAKAGSIVNGEIEITSEYEVGGRTHHGRIIKGSGYPVRFPFIDLAEVSAGGGTVIWLDEAGGLNVGPLSAGADPGPMCYNKGGNLPTLTDANLVLGRIGEELLSGDMKLNKELAIKGLEKLGDPIQIAKEAIRLATLEMARAIRLVTVERGLDPSEFALFSFGGAGPQFALGIAEELGIKRVLVPVYPGLFSALSMLLADIKIEIRRAYPKDVNLEFRELEEELRRKMSSIDYFLRYADVRYKGQGWELTVPADGDIRRNFEERHRTAYGFTLPYDIEIVNIRVFAVKRIKKPKITLKISDNVKVKARKVYFDDWVNAKVFIRETLPIGFRDRGPAIIEEYSATTLIPDGWSFTILPNYFIELTRE, encoded by the coding sequence ATGCTTCTCGCGGTCGACATAGGTGGTACATTTACAGATATAATAGGAGTGAAAGATGACGGAGAAATTGTTTTCTACAAAGGTTTATCAACACCAAAAAATCCAGAAAATGGAGTGAAAGAAGGTATTCAAAAATTAGGAATAAGTGTGGACACACTGATACATGCTACAACGATTGCAACAAACTCTCTTCTTGGACAAGTCAATTTAGAGTTACCTAAAACAGCATTAATCACTACTAAGGGTTTTTCTGACATAATTGAGATTGGAAGACAAAACAGACCTGAACTCTATAATTTGTTCTTTCAAAAACCTAAACCATTGGTTCCTAAGGAGTTGAGATTTGAAGTTGACGAAAGGATTAATTCAAGAGGCGAAGTTTTAAAGCCACTCAATACTAAGGAGATAGAAGAAATAGCAAAAAGGATCAATGTTGAGGCAGTTGCAGTAGTATTTTTGCATTCTTACTTAAATCCCACACACGAGAAGGTTGCTAAAGAAATACTTTCAAGATATGTAAAGTATGTTTCAGCATCTTATGAGGTTTCCCCAGAACAAAGAGAGTATGAAAGAACAACAACGACAGTAATTAATGTAATGTTAAAGCCTCTTATAAGTAAGTACATAGAATCTTTGTCGAAGGAAATAAAACCTAAGGAATTCTTTATAATGGCAAGTTCTGGTGGATTAATTGATGCTGATGAGGCTATTGAGAGACCAGTACAATTAATCGAATCTGGACCAGCGGCTGGAGTTGTTGGGGTTAAATACTTTGCTGACGAGATGGGGATAAAAAATGCCATAAGTTTTGATATGGGTGGAACTACAGCTAAAGCTGGTTCAATTGTTAATGGTGAAATTGAGATAACTAGTGAATATGAGGTTGGTGGCAGGACTCATCACGGTAGAATAATAAAAGGCTCCGGCTATCCAGTTAGGTTTCCTTTCATTGATTTGGCTGAAGTTTCTGCCGGTGGTGGAACAGTAATTTGGTTAGATGAGGCTGGGGGACTAAATGTTGGTCCTTTAAGTGCTGGTGCTGATCCGGGTCCTATGTGCTATAATAAGGGTGGTAATTTGCCAACGTTAACTGACGCAAATCTCGTTTTAGGAAGAATTGGAGAGGAGTTATTAAGCGGTGATATGAAACTGAATAAGGAACTGGCAATAAAAGGACTTGAAAAGTTAGGTGATCCTATACAAATTGCAAAGGAAGCAATAAGGCTAGCTACTTTAGAAATGGCTAGGGCAATAAGGTTGGTAACAGTCGAAAGGGGTTTAGACCCTTCAGAATTCGCACTTTTCTCTTTTGGCGGTGCTGGACCGCAGTTTGCATTAGGCATAGCTGAAGAGCTTGGTATTAAGAGGGTTTTAGTTCCAGTCTATCCCGGATTGTTTAGTGCCCTATCTATGTTATTAGCTGATATTAAGATAGAAATTAGAAGGGCTTATCCCAAGGACGTTAACTTAGAATTCAGAGAACTGGAAGAGGAATTGAGAAGGAAAATGTCCAGTATTGACTACTTTTTAAGGTATGCTGATGTTAGATATAAGGGTCAAGGATGGGAATTAACTGTACCCGCTGATGGTGATATAAGAAGAAATTTTGAGGAGAGGCATAGAACTGCGTACGGTTTTACTTTACCCTATGATATCGAGATTGTGAATATAAGAGTGTTTGCTGTTAAGAGGATTAAGAAGCCTAAGATAACGTTAAAGATCTCAGATAACGTTAAAGTAAAGGCGAGGAAAGTTTACTTTGATGATTGGGTTAATGCTAAAGTCTTCATCAGAGAGACTTTGCCAATAGGCTTTAGAGATAGAGGTCCGGCAATCATAGAAGAATACAGTGCAACAACATTAATTCCAGATGGTTGGAGTTTTACTATTCTCCCTAATTATTTCATAGAATTAACGAGGGAGTAA